A part of Acipenser ruthenus chromosome 50, fAciRut3.2 maternal haplotype, whole genome shotgun sequence genomic DNA contains:
- the LOC117404581 gene encoding lysine-specific demethylase 6B isoform X2 has translation MHHTVDQFGGRSSSTFPLDGRGGPWGPPGSRAWIPPSRGPASVGQSQLPSHLPAGHMTSLAHPSKLYFPPGPAPPRPLLSERIELIHGLVQSLQRDRQQARLWEQLGQIYESEQELEEALRCYQNGARCHGYGPGHTHLAARANQLQRYLSPHQHRPHNLPPLHEVWDLLQQQARNYPGKNGCQLKRPAAHVDHSVIQHTPHIHHVVPSTPPSEEIPSPVKRRRSISPDQINRSGMPRPPMPNLPPTHPLHHPGGHYQLPKPGGLWNPLHKGGSSWPPERKSDYQDQQNPVLGAYPYKTTPPSPIPSASSSSSSSSSSSCPPLSSHFNSNHIQHSSCSNLPKPLPQTPAPGPLIMQGSRYPPHPHAPLHPHQQPAGESRQHPSYNHGGQARGTGDPRNDPRETSSSQQARLNRPNVSPANITCVPYNSHHHHHPHHNQQTLLPPPLTPARGSSSLSGIPHGLGATPSSSSTNESWRKQQQRNSHASNVTSGRYPGNQGLETQGHRRPLERGAPLLGHGHPHAGRPAMPGTTPAATDICRSNPYSGSSAVQVPAPPTGSPTPGVLRSTAGWKEPLPTPVLMTPGLKGENQLLGEPDRREIQPPLEKREYFYKRCEPPRTATAATTATSSSSSSSSSFSSSSRSVLAPHFEKLKNTTAEVSRKPSPSPPPPPPPPAAVQPPPLVLNPPQSAPSPSPYRHEPLRRQPLSIEEVLDKLDAELEDRVREREREEEREGKQPEGDGGDEKEAVASLERLLSAPVIKARGEDGGKASPRYGEKEPGAVPPFWTSEKTGTAAPVIVSAPSASAARLDFIAKGERRSSGSGSPAHQVPQLPNTSGTASPSPSPSPLPSLHRPSELMGSRLMQQTAAVLPKDPATSGVLPLFPTETQEYPTTRKEGGGNGGRKPPEKLFEDFPSRTGDQGMGDQFEEPILPDGLANIMKMLDESIQKEDELYNGSASGDRYSPISPLPVPRPLPDLKDSRQPPPLLERPKPSNMDFSLVNKNPPVLSRQGSLASSSTSSTSYSRSSSVSEKEARNPSLKLSPSCQIQPQQQPTPSFPPAPLVKESHVYNSSSYLHNDLAKLYGFPERKREESPIGIEEEEMEEEEEEDDEDNKLLHSPAKLPQAPQQQQQQQQTDVRNMFKSLASVLESQKYSYRGGPFGRPPPGGAGNRGSSFKYAPPPAPLRFSSDTTTTSLAREDKEPRGGGETKARAGLDRSDSEESDFAARVEVKQEETEKEDEDSEDDDDDEDGKAGVRGLEKEARTSEVKEEEEEQQQLVTISEASISELSRSCEVLLTRHAIPAGSCRVKPEKDHRKTEKERERPEKGCKSERRERKDRKEHKKHRKRDSSPTSNTSSSSSSSGRSGTGSSSSCSSSRRHKDKEGKSHKDKSRQVLGNLDMQRKGSQAREKGKGECVGVGAEPKRKAVGGGVASSCGSREGGGGSGGALGPADFLKLKGLSDGPPKELKIRLIKVESGERERFIASEVEEKRSIPLSQITIRNTASEVIQACKNAKIKGRFRESYLLPAFSVKPVMGNSGSPQERLNPPTPSIYLESKRDGFSPVLLQFCTDPKNPITVIRGLAGSLRLNLGLFSTKSLVEANGEHSVEVRTQVQQPSDENWEPTGDRQTWPCESSRSHTTIAKYAQYQASSFQESLQEEKGSDEEEDEEEPPVAPEPPSNGATDQKPVGKIIKFGTNIDLSDAKRWKSQLQELFKLPAFMRVSSSGNMLSHVGHTILGMNTVQLYMKVPGSRTPGHQENNNFCSVNINIGPGDCEWFAVHDSYWKAISDFCESHGVDYLTGSWWPVLEDLYRANIPVYRFIQRPGDLVWINAGTVHWVQAVGWCNNIAWNVGPLTPYQYQLALERYEWNEVKKVKSIVPMIHVSWNIARTVKVSDPDVYKMIKHCLLQSIKHSQVLRAQLVQDGKKISYQSRVKDEPAYYCNECDVEVYNLLFVTSENSSRKTYVVHCEDCARRRSATLHNVVVLEQYRTEELMQTYDSFTLAPAPNVR, from the exons CAAGCAAGAAACTACCCAGGGAAAAACGGCTGCCAACTGAAGCGGCCAGCAGCACATGTGGACCATTCGGTGATCCAGCACACCCCTCACATTCACCACGTGGTACCTTCCACCCCTCCCAGTGAGGAGATCCCCAGTCCGGTGAAGAGAAGGAGGAGCATCAGCCCAGACCAG ATTAATCGCTCCGGAATGCCGCGCCCCCCAATGCCAAACCTGCCCCCGACACACCCCCTCCACCACCCGGGGGGACACTACCAGCTGCCCAAGCCGGGGGGGCTGTGGAACCCCCTGCACAAGGGGGGGTCGTCCTGGCCCCCCGAGAGGAAGAGCGACTATCAG GATCAGCAGAACCCAGTCCTGGGTGCTTACCCTTACAAGACCACCCCTCCATCACCCATCCCCTCCGCCTCTTcctcttcatcctcctcctcctcctcctcctgcccaCCCCTCTCCTCTCACTTCAACAGCAATCACATCCAACACAGCAGCTGCAGTAATCTGCCCAAACCCCTGCCTCAGACTCCAGCCCCAGGCCCCTTGATAATGCAGGGCAGCCGCTACCCCCCCCACCCACACgcccccctccacccccaccagcaACCAGCAGGGGAGAGCCGGCAGCATCCCAGCTACAACCACGGGGGCCAGGCGAGAGGTACGGGGGACCCCAGGAACGATCCGAGAGAGACCAGTAGCAGCCAGCAG GCCAGGCTCAACCGGCCCAACGTCTCACCAGCAAACATTACCTGCGTGCCTTACAActctcaccaccaccaccaccctcaTCACAACCAGCAAACTCTGCTGCCTCCCCCACTGACACCAGCCCGTGGCAGCTCCTCCCTTAGCGGAATACCTCACGGCCTGGGCGCcactccctcttcctcctccacaAATGAGAgctggagaaagcagcagcaaagAAACAGCCACGCCTCCAATGTG ACGTCAGGTCGGTACCCCGGAAATCAGGGTCTAGAAACTCAGGGTCACAGGCGACCTTTGGAGAGGGGAGCCCCCCTGTTAGGGCACGGGCACCCCCACGCAGGCCGTCCCGCGATGCCAGGGACCACCCCCGCTGCCACGGACATCTGCCGGAGTAACCCCTACAGCGGCAGCAGTGCAGTCCAGGTCCCAGCGCCCCCTACAGGCTCTCCGACTCCTGGCGTCCTGAGATCCACTGCAGGCTGGAAGGAGCCCCTGCCAACCCCAGTCCTGATGACTCCGGGGCTTAAGGGAGAAAACCAGCTGCTGGGAGAGCCGGACAGGAGAGAGATCCAGCCTCCTTTAGAGAAACGGGAGTACTTTTACAAACGCTGTGAGCCTCCCCGGACTGCCACTGCTGCAACTACAGCAACTTCttcctcgtcctcctcctcctcctccttttccTCCTCGTCCCGTAGCGTGCTGGCACCGCACTTTGAGAAGCTGAAAAACACGACAGCCGAGGTCAGCCGCAAGCCGTCtccgtctcctcctcctcctcctcctccccctgctGCCGTGCAGCCCCCTCCCCTTGTTCTGAACCCTCCCCAGTCCGCCCCCTCGCCCAGCCCTTACCGACACGAGCCTCTTCGCAGGCAGCCGCTGAGCATCGAGGAGGTGCTGGACAAGCTGGACGCGGAGCTGGAAGACAGGGTCCGAGAacgggagagggaggaggagagggaaggaAAGCAGCCGGAGGGAGACGGAGGAGACGAGAAGGAGGCGGTGGCGAGTCTGGAGCGCCTGCTCTCCGCACCCGTGATCAAGGCTCGGGGTGAGGATGGCGGAAAGGCTTCTCCCCGATACGGGGAGAAAGAGCCGGGGGCGGTGCCGCCTTTCTGGACGTCGGAAAAGACCGGGACCGCGGCCCCCGTCATCGTTTCCGCCCCCTCTGCTTCCGCGGCCAGGCTGGATTTCATCGCCAAGGGGGAGAGACGGAGTAGCGGGTCAGGCAGTCCTGCTCATCAGGTACCCCAGCTGCCAAATACCTCAGGAACTGCATCACCCTCACCATCGCCCTCGCCACTGCCATCGTTGCACAGGCCCTCGGAGCTGATGGGCAGCCGACTGATGCAACAGACAGCAGCCGTTTTACCCAAAGACCCGGCCACCTCGGGGGTCCTGCCTCTCTTCCCCACAGAAACACAGGAATACCCGACGACCAGGAAAGAAGGAGGAGGAAACGGAGGGAGGAAACCCCCCGAGAAGCTCTTTGAAGATTTCCCCAGCCGGACGGGAGACCAGGGGATGGGGGACCAGTTCGAGGAGCCCATTCTCCCCGACGGCCTGGCAAATATCATGAAGATGCTGGACGAGTCGATCCAGAAGGAGGATGAGTTATACAACGGCAGCGCTAGCGGGGATCGCTACTCCCCCATCTCCCCTCTGCCCGTGCCCCGGCCGCTGCCGGACCTCAAAGACAGCCGGCAGCCCCCTCCCTTGCTGGAGAGACCCAAGCCCTCCAACATGGATTTCAGCCTGGTGAACAAGAACCCCCCAGTCTTGAGCAGGCAGGGCTCGCTGGCGTCGTCTTCCACGTCGTCGACTTCATACAGCAGGTCGTCCTCCGTCTCTGAAAAGGAGGCGAGGAACCCTTCTTTAAAGCTGAGCCCAAGCTGCCAGATTCAGCCCCAGCAGCAACCAACTCCCTCCTTCCCCCCGGCTCCTCTGGTCAAGGAGAGTCACGTTTACAACAGCAGCAGCTACCTTCACAACGACCTGGCCAAGCTTTACGGCTTCCCCGAGCGGAAAAGAGAGGAATCTCCGATCGGAATCGAGGAGGAagagatggaggaggaggaggaggaagatgatGAAGATAACAAGCTGCTGCACTCTCCGGCCAAGCTGCCCCAAGctcctcagcagcagcagcagcagcagcagacagacGTGAGGAACATGTTCAAATCCCTCGCCTCGGTCCTGGAGAGCCAGAAGTATTCCTACAGGGGAGGGCCTTTTGGAAGGCCCCCCCCTGGCGGTGCTGGAAATCGGGGTTCTTCCTTCAAGTACGCCCCACCTCCTGCGCCGCTGCGGTTCTCGTCGGACACGACGACGACCTCGCTGGCCCGGGAAGACAAGGAGCCGAGGGGTGGGGGGGAAACTAAGGCCCGAGCCGGGCTCGACAGAAGCGACTCGGAAGAGTCCGATTTCGCGGCGAGGGTGGAGGTGAAGCAAGAGGAGACGGAGAAGGAGGACGAGGACAgcgaagatgatgatgatgatgaggatggcAAAGCCGGGGTTAGGGGTCTGGAGAAGGAAGCCAGGACTTCCGAagtgaaggaggaggaggaggagcagcagcagctggTGACCATATCTGAGGCATCCATATCCGAGCTGAGCCGGAGCTGCGAGGTCCTTCTGACCCGGCACGCCATTCCCGCCGGGAGCTGCCGGGTCAAGCCCGAGAAGGATCACAGGAAGActgagaaggagagggagaggccGGAGAAGGGCTGCAAAAgcgagaggagggagaggaaagaCCGCAAAGAACACAAGAAGCACAGGAAGAGGGATTCTTCACCGACATCCAAcacctcttcatcatcatcttcttctGGTCGGAGCGGaactggcagcagcagcagctgcagctcaAGCAGGCGACACAAAGACAAGGAAGGCAAATCGCACAAGGATAAGAGCAGGCAAGTGCTGGGCAATCTGGACATGCAGAGAAAGGGCAGCCAAGCAAGGGAGAAGGGGAAGGGCGAGTGTGTGGGAGTCGGCGCCGAGCCCAAGAGGAAGGCGGTAGGCGGGGGAGTGGCCTCTTCCTGCGGGAGCAGGGAGGGTGGGGGTGGCAGCGGGGGGGCCCTGGGCCCTGCGGACTTCCTGAAGCTCAAGGGCCTCTCGGACGGGCCCCCCAAGGAGCTGAAGATCCGCCTGATCAAAGTGGAGAGCGGCGAGCGGGAGCGGTTCATCGCCTCCGAGGTGGAGGAGAAGAGGAGCATCCCGCTGTCCCAGATCACCATCCGCAACACGGCCAGCGAGGTCATCCAAGCCTGCAA GAATGCGAAAATCAAAGGGAGGTTTCGAGAGTCGTATCTCTTGCCTGCGTTTTCTGTGAAGCCTGTGATGGGAAACTCGGGCAGCCCCCAGGAGAGACTGAATCCTCCCACCCCCAGTATCTAC CTGGAGAGCAAGCGGGACGGGTTCTCCCCGGTGCTCCTGCAGTTCTGCACGGACCCCAAAAACCCCATCACTGTCATTAGAGGGCTGGCTGGATCCCTGCGCCTCA ACCTGGGCCTCTTCTCCACAAAGTCCCTGGTGGAGGCGAACGGGGAGCACTCGGTGGAGGTGCGGACGCAAGTCCAGCAGCCTTCCGACGAGAACTGGGAGCCGACCGGAGACCGGCAGACCTGGCCGTGCGAGAGCAGCCGTTCTCACACCACCATCGCCAAGTACGCCCAGTACCAAGCCTCCTCCTTCCAGGAGAGCCTGCAG GAGGAGAAGGGAAGTGATGAagaggaggatgaagaggagCCCCCTGTCGCCCCGGAGCCCCCCAGCAATGG tgcTACGGATCAGAAACCCGTGGGGAAGATTATCAAATTCGGGACAAACATTGACCTGTCAGACGCCAAGCG GTGGAAGTCCCAGCTGCAGGAGCTGTTCAAGCTGCCCGCTTTCATGCGCGTCTCATCGAGTGGGAACATGCTGAGCCACGTGGGGCACACCATCCTGGGCATGAACACAGTGCAACTCTACATGAAGGTCCCGGGCAGCCGCACTCCAG GCCACCAGGAGAACAACAACTTCTGCTCCGTGAACATCAACATTGGCCCAGGGGACTGCGAGTGGTTTGCTGTTCACGACAGCTACTGGAAAGCGATCAGCGATTTCTGTGAGAG tcaCGGAGTGGACTACCTGACGGGGTCCTGGTGGCCGGTGCTGGAGGATCTGTACAGGGCAAACATCCCGGTGTACCGGTTCATCCAGAGGCCGGGGGACCTGGTGTGGATCAACGCCGGCACGGTGCACTGGGTGCAGGCTGTGGGCTGGTGCAACAACATTGCCTGGAACGTGGGGCCCCTCACCC CGTACCAGTACCAGCTGGCTCTGGAGCGCTACGAGTGGAACGAGGTGAAGAAGGTGAAGTCCATCGTGCCCATGATCCACGTGTCCTGGAACATCGCCCGCACGGTCAAGGTGTCCGACCCCGACGTCTACAAGATGATCAA gcacTGCTTGCTGCAGTCCATCAAGCACTCACAGGTCCTGAGGGCCCAGCTGGTCCAGGATGGGAAGAAGATCTCGTATCAGAGCCGTGTGAAGGACGAGCCGGCCTACTACTGCAATGAGTGTGAT GTGGAGGTGTACAACCTGCTGTTCGTGACGAGTGAGAACAGCAGCCGCAAGACTTACGTGGTGCACTGTGAGGACTGCGCCCGCCGGAGGAGCGCCACGCTGCACAACGTGGTCGTGCTGGAGCAGTACAGGACTGAGGAGCTCATGCAGACCTACGACAGCTTCACTCTG gcacCAGCGCCAAATGTGCGCTGA